A genomic segment from Alistipes senegalensis JC50 encodes:
- the pheT gene encoding phenylalanine--tRNA ligase subunit beta, producing MNISYNWLKRYIDTDLPAEKVAEILTDIGLEVEGFEKIETVKGGLAGVVVGEVVTCTDHPDSDHLHLTTVDVGAAEPLQIVCGAPNCRAGLKVLCATVGAVLYPDGGDEEFKIKRSKIRGVESLGMLCAEDELGIGASHDGIMELPADAPVGMTAKEYLHIEDDYLIEIGLTPNRVDAASHIGVARDLAAYLQSRGERVSVKLPDVSAFAPDNHDLNVKIRVENAEAAPRYTGVTVTGCKIGPSPDWMQNCLRVAGINPKNNLVDITNFVLFELGQPLHAFDAAKIEGREVVVRTCAEGTPFVTLDGVERKLTDKDLMICSAERPMCIAGVFGGLDSGVSDTTTDVFIESAYFNPVWVRKTAKRFGLNTDSSFRFERGVDPNMQVYAAKRAALLMKELAGGTISSDITDIYPAPIADFVFDISLARVNALIGKEIPEETVRTIIAALEVKVLAEKEGVLTVAVPPYRVDVQREADLIEDILRIYGYNNVEVPRQVRSTLSYAPKPDRSKLMNLAADFLTANGFTEIMSNSLTKASYYEGLTSCPADRCVRILNPLSADLNVMRQTLLFNMLEAVALNANRRNGDLCLYEFGNCYFYDEAKRSEENRLAAYSEEYRLAIAVTGVSTPQSWNAKPEKASFFTLRAVAEKLLRRFGIDIYALKTEPLESDLFSEGLSMSLNGKELLQIGSVAAKIRRLTDVKQEVYYLEMNFDALVKSTKKQKIAAEELSKFPEVKRDLALLVDKQVTFAALRDAAFAAERKLLKSVSLFDVYEGDKLPEGKKSYALSFILEDKTRTLDDKTIERVMSNLTRQFEQRCGAQVRA from the coding sequence ATGAATATTTCGTATAACTGGCTCAAACGTTATATCGACACCGATCTCCCGGCCGAAAAAGTGGCCGAAATACTGACCGACATCGGCCTCGAGGTCGAGGGCTTCGAGAAGATCGAGACCGTGAAAGGCGGCCTTGCAGGCGTCGTCGTCGGCGAGGTCGTGACCTGCACGGACCATCCCGATTCGGACCACCTGCACCTGACCACGGTCGATGTCGGCGCCGCCGAACCGTTGCAGATCGTCTGCGGTGCCCCCAACTGCCGCGCGGGTCTGAAAGTCCTTTGCGCGACGGTCGGCGCGGTGCTCTACCCCGACGGCGGCGACGAGGAGTTCAAGATCAAGCGTTCGAAAATCCGCGGCGTGGAGTCGCTGGGCATGCTTTGCGCCGAAGACGAACTGGGTATCGGAGCCTCGCACGATGGCATCATGGAGCTTCCGGCCGACGCTCCCGTGGGCATGACGGCCAAGGAGTACCTGCATATCGAGGACGACTACCTGATCGAAATCGGCCTTACGCCCAACCGCGTGGATGCCGCGTCGCACATCGGTGTGGCCCGCGATCTGGCGGCCTACCTGCAAAGCCGCGGCGAGCGCGTTTCGGTGAAGCTGCCCGACGTTTCGGCTTTCGCCCCCGACAACCACGATCTGAATGTGAAAATCCGCGTCGAAAACGCCGAGGCCGCACCCCGCTATACGGGCGTCACGGTCACGGGGTGCAAGATCGGCCCCTCGCCCGACTGGATGCAGAACTGTCTGCGCGTCGCGGGCATCAACCCCAAGAACAACCTCGTGGACATCACCAATTTCGTGCTGTTCGAACTGGGCCAGCCCCTGCACGCTTTCGACGCCGCGAAGATCGAAGGCCGCGAAGTCGTGGTCCGCACCTGCGCCGAGGGTACGCCGTTCGTGACGCTGGACGGCGTGGAGCGCAAGTTGACGGACAAGGACCTGATGATCTGCTCCGCCGAACGTCCGATGTGCATCGCCGGCGTCTTCGGCGGACTGGATTCGGGCGTGAGCGACACCACGACCGACGTGTTTATCGAGAGCGCCTATTTCAACCCCGTGTGGGTGCGCAAGACGGCCAAGCGCTTCGGCCTGAACACCGACTCTTCGTTCCGCTTCGAACGCGGCGTCGATCCCAACATGCAGGTCTACGCCGCCAAGCGCGCCGCCCTGCTGATGAAGGAGCTGGCCGGAGGAACGATTTCGAGCGACATCACGGACATCTACCCTGCGCCGATCGCCGATTTCGTCTTCGACATCTCGCTGGCGCGCGTCAATGCGCTGATCGGCAAGGAGATTCCCGAAGAAACCGTCCGCACGATCATCGCGGCGCTGGAGGTGAAGGTCCTCGCAGAGAAAGAGGGCGTGCTCACGGTCGCCGTTCCGCCCTACCGGGTGGATGTGCAGCGCGAGGCAGACCTGATCGAGGACATCCTCCGCATCTATGGCTACAACAACGTCGAGGTTCCCCGGCAGGTCCGTTCGACGCTCTCCTACGCGCCGAAACCCGACCGCAGCAAGCTGATGAACCTCGCCGCCGATTTTCTGACGGCCAACGGGTTTACCGAGATCATGTCCAACTCGCTGACGAAGGCCTCGTATTACGAGGGGCTGACCTCCTGCCCCGCCGATCGTTGTGTGCGCATCCTCAATCCGCTGAGCGCCGATCTGAACGTCATGCGCCAGACCCTGCTGTTCAACATGCTGGAGGCCGTCGCGCTGAATGCCAACCGCCGCAACGGCGATTTGTGCCTCTATGAGTTCGGCAACTGCTATTTCTACGACGAGGCGAAGCGTTCGGAGGAGAACCGCCTTGCGGCCTACTCCGAGGAGTATCGGCTCGCCATCGCCGTCACGGGAGTTTCGACCCCCCAGTCGTGGAACGCGAAGCCCGAAAAGGCGTCGTTCTTCACCCTGCGGGCCGTCGCCGAAAAGCTCCTGCGCCGCTTCGGCATCGACATCTACGCCCTGAAAACCGAGCCGCTCGAAAGCGATCTTTTCAGCGAAGGACTTTCGATGTCGCTCAACGGCAAGGAGCTGCTGCAAATCGGCTCCGTCGCTGCGAAAATCCGCCGTCTGACCGATGTCAAGCAGGAGGTCTACTACCTGGAGATGAATTTCGACGCCCTCGTGAAATCCACGAAGAAGCAGAAGATCGCAGCCGAGGAGCTTTCGAAGTTCCCCGAAGTGAAACGCGACCTGGCCCTGCTGGTGGACAAACAGGTGACCTTTGCGGCGCTGCGCGACGCGGCCTTCGCCGCCGAGCGCAAATTGCTGAAGAGCGTTTCGCTGTTCGACGTTTACGAGGGCGACAAACTTCCCGAGGGCAAGAAATCCTATGCTCTGAGCTTCATTCTCGAAGACAAGACCCGCACGCTCGACGACAAGACTATCGAGCGCGTGATGTCGAATCTCACCCGCCAGTTCGAACAGCGTTGCGGCGCTCAGGTTCGGGCCTGA
- a CDS encoding TrpB-like pyridoxal phosphate-dependent enzyme: MKTKKFCLSENQMPTQWYNIVADMPTKPLPPLHPATKQPVTKEQMSAIFAEELIDQEMSTERYIDIPEEVQEIYKIWRPTPLVRATGLEKALETPAKIYFKNESVSPAGSHKPNTAVPQAYYNYKQGIKHLTTETGAGQWGASIAFAAKHFGIDLQVFMVKVSYDQKPYRRLMMNTWGAECVASPSTLTNSGRAALERDPHCSGSLGLAISEAVEMALRRPEDTRYCLGSVLNHVVLHQTVIGQEAVKQMEMADAEPDMVIGCFGGGSNFAGIGFPFLQKNLTEGKKIRVIAVEPEGCPKLTRGEFQYDFGDVAGFTPLLPMYTLGHDFQPSDIHAGGLRYHGAGSIVSQLMKDGLIEAQAMPQVETLAAGVLFAQTEGIIPAPESTHAIAATIREALKAKEEGVSKTILFNLSGNGVIDLYAYEQYLAGALKDFSPSDEEIAKTVNQLEHLI; the protein is encoded by the coding sequence ATGAAAACCAAGAAATTCTGCCTCTCCGAAAACCAGATGCCCACGCAATGGTACAACATCGTGGCCGACATGCCCACCAAACCGCTGCCGCCGCTGCACCCCGCGACGAAACAGCCCGTCACCAAAGAGCAGATGTCGGCGATCTTCGCCGAGGAGCTGATCGACCAGGAGATGTCCACCGAACGCTACATCGACATTCCCGAAGAGGTGCAGGAGATCTACAAGATATGGCGTCCCACGCCGCTCGTGCGCGCGACGGGGCTGGAAAAGGCCCTCGAAACGCCGGCGAAGATCTATTTCAAGAACGAGAGCGTGTCGCCCGCGGGTTCGCACAAGCCCAACACCGCCGTGCCGCAAGCCTACTACAACTACAAGCAGGGCATCAAGCACCTGACGACCGAGACCGGCGCCGGACAGTGGGGCGCTTCGATCGCCTTCGCGGCCAAACACTTCGGCATCGACCTGCAAGTGTTCATGGTCAAGGTCAGCTACGACCAGAAACCCTACCGCCGTCTGATGATGAACACCTGGGGCGCGGAGTGCGTGGCGTCGCCCTCGACGCTGACCAATTCGGGACGCGCAGCGCTGGAACGCGACCCGCACTGCTCGGGAAGCCTCGGACTGGCGATTTCGGAGGCCGTGGAAATGGCCCTGCGCCGTCCGGAGGATACGCGCTACTGCCTGGGCAGCGTCCTGAACCACGTGGTGCTGCACCAGACGGTCATCGGACAGGAGGCCGTGAAGCAGATGGAGATGGCCGATGCCGAGCCCGACATGGTGATCGGATGCTTCGGCGGCGGCAGCAACTTCGCCGGCATCGGGTTCCCGTTCCTGCAAAAGAACCTCACCGAAGGGAAGAAAATCCGCGTGATCGCCGTGGAGCCCGAAGGGTGCCCGAAACTCACGCGCGGCGAATTCCAGTACGACTTCGGCGACGTGGCCGGATTCACGCCCCTGCTGCCGATGTACACGCTGGGGCATGATTTCCAGCCCTCGGACATCCACGCCGGAGGTCTGCGCTACCACGGAGCGGGTTCGATCGTCAGCCAGCTGATGAAAGACGGACTGATCGAAGCGCAGGCGATGCCGCAGGTCGAAACCCTCGCAGCGGGCGTTCTCTTCGCCCAGACCGAAGGCATCATCCCGGCTCCGGAATCGACACACGCCATCGCCGCGACGATCCGCGAGGCGCTGAAAGCCAAGGAGGAGGGAGTGTCGAAGACCATTCTGTTCAACCTCTCGGGCAACGGCGTGATCGACCTCTACGCCTACGAACAGTATCTGGCCGGAGCGCTGAAAGACTTCTCGCCGAGCGACGAGGAGATCGCAAAGACGGTCAACCAGTTGGAGCATCTGATCTAA
- a CDS encoding YdeI/OmpD-associated family protein, which produces MATELEIRYFESREEWRKWLAGNFDTAPGVWFVFPCKSSGEKSVLYNDAVEEALCFEWIDSTVKSLDKAHKIQRFSPRNPKSTYSQANKERLKWLSANGMIHPVFEKKIRAVLSEPFVFPEDIIDRLREDETVWKNYRQFPETYKRIRIAYVEAARMRPEEFGKRLNHFIAKTRENRMITGFGGIEKYYSK; this is translated from the coding sequence ATGGCAACGGAACTTGAAATACGGTATTTTGAGAGTCGGGAGGAGTGGCGGAAATGGCTGGCCGGCAATTTCGACACGGCTCCCGGCGTCTGGTTCGTGTTTCCCTGCAAGTCGTCGGGCGAAAAAAGCGTTCTGTACAACGATGCGGTCGAGGAGGCCCTTTGTTTCGAATGGATCGACAGCACGGTGAAGTCCCTCGACAAAGCGCATAAGATTCAGCGGTTCTCGCCCAGAAATCCTAAGAGCACCTATTCGCAGGCCAACAAGGAGAGACTCAAATGGCTGTCGGCGAATGGAATGATTCACCCCGTGTTCGAGAAGAAGATACGGGCCGTCTTATCCGAACCTTTCGTCTTTCCCGAAGATATAATCGACAGGCTGAGAGAAGATGAAACCGTGTGGAAAAACTACCGGCAGTTTCCCGAAACCTACAAACGCATCCGGATTGCGTACGTCGAAGCCGCGAGGATGCGTCCCGAAGAGTTCGGAAAGCGGTTGAACCACTTCATCGCCAAAACCAGGGAGAACAGAATGATAACCGGATTCGGCGGAATCGAGAAATACTATTCGAAATAA
- a CDS encoding DMT family transporter, protein MWLTLAFTSAALLGFYDAAKKKALTDNAVLPVLLLNTLFSTLIFLPAILSAEFGLGWFDHTVLATAPGSWEAHRLVILKSCIVLTSWIFGYFGMKHLPITIVGPINATRPVMVLVGALLIFGERLNAYQWTGVVLALVSLFLLSRSSRREGVVFTHNIWILLVALAAVTGAISGLYDKYIMTRLDPVFVQSWYNLYQLAMMAVVVAVVWWPRRGRTTPFHWSWSIPLISVFLTLADFAYLYSLRDPDAMISVVSMIRRGSVVVSFLCGAVLFRERNLRSKAVDLAFILVGMIFLWLGSKA, encoded by the coding sequence ATGTGGCTCACTCTGGCATTCACTTCGGCGGCATTGCTCGGCTTCTACGACGCGGCCAAGAAAAAGGCCCTCACCGACAATGCCGTGCTCCCCGTGCTGTTGCTCAACACGCTCTTCTCGACGCTGATTTTCCTGCCTGCGATCCTCTCGGCGGAGTTCGGCCTCGGCTGGTTCGACCATACCGTGCTGGCCACGGCCCCCGGGTCGTGGGAGGCGCACCGGCTGGTCATTCTGAAATCGTGCATCGTCCTCACCTCGTGGATTTTCGGTTACTTCGGCATGAAGCATCTGCCCATCACCATCGTCGGCCCGATCAACGCCACGCGCCCGGTGATGGTGCTCGTCGGTGCGCTGCTGATCTTCGGCGAGCGGCTCAACGCCTACCAGTGGACCGGCGTCGTGCTGGCTCTCGTGTCGCTCTTTCTGCTGAGCCGTTCGAGCCGCCGCGAAGGGGTCGTCTTCACCCATAACATTTGGATTCTGCTCGTCGCTCTGGCGGCCGTTACGGGCGCCATTAGCGGCCTTTACGACAAATACATCATGACGCGCCTCGATCCGGTCTTCGTGCAGAGCTGGTACAACCTCTACCAGCTGGCGATGATGGCCGTGGTGGTCGCCGTCGTCTGGTGGCCCCGGCGCGGCCGCACCACCCCGTTTCATTGGAGCTGGTCTATTCCGCTGATCTCGGTATTCCTCACGTTGGCCGATTTCGCCTACCTCTACTCCCTGCGCGATCCGGATGCGATGATCTCCGTCGTCTCGATGATCCGCCGCGGTTCGGTCGTGGTGTCGTTCCTCTGCGGCGCGGTGCTGTTCCGCGAGCGCAACCTGCGTTCGAAGGCCGTCGATCTGGCCTTCATCCTCGTCGGCATGATCTTCCTCTGGTTGGGCTCCAAAGCCTAA
- the lysA gene encoding diaminopimelate decarboxylase: MLSRQIASKLRGYETPFYLYDTALLRQTLESVVYESKKYGYKVHYAIKANYDDHLLAIIREYGLGIDCASGNELRKAVEAGFDPKGIVYAGVGKRDKELKYAIEQNILAINCESIQELELVDAFSAEMGKVTDIALRINPDIDPKTNHCIDTGQADSKFGISYEEVLEHAAEIRAFKNINIIGLHLHIGSQIRELHVFENMCNKVNVIVENLEKLGCKFRFVDVGGGLGVNYDVPENEPIPNFASLFSIVHNHLRIGDREVHFEFGRSIVAECGELITTVLFNKTTATGRKLVIVDASMTELVRPAMYGSYHNIENITAREEEAPSEKYTVVGTACESTDVFDENVSLRKTRRGDLLTIKSAGAYGMSMASRYNLHDLPGAVYSDEL, from the coding sequence ATGTTAAGCAGACAAATCGCATCCAAGCTCCGGGGCTATGAAACCCCGTTTTACCTTTATGACACGGCGCTGCTGCGCCAGACTCTCGAAAGCGTCGTCTACGAGTCGAAAAAATACGGTTATAAGGTACATTACGCCATCAAGGCCAACTACGACGACCACCTGCTGGCCATCATCCGCGAATACGGACTGGGCATCGACTGCGCTTCGGGCAACGAGCTCCGCAAGGCCGTCGAGGCGGGTTTCGATCCCAAGGGCATCGTCTACGCCGGCGTGGGCAAACGCGACAAGGAACTGAAATACGCCATCGAGCAGAATATCCTCGCCATCAACTGCGAGTCGATTCAGGAACTGGAACTCGTTGACGCTTTCTCGGCCGAGATGGGCAAGGTGACCGACATTGCGCTGCGCATCAACCCCGACATCGACCCCAAGACCAACCATTGCATCGACACGGGCCAGGCCGACAGCAAGTTCGGCATCTCCTACGAAGAGGTGCTCGAACACGCCGCGGAGATCCGGGCGTTCAAGAACATCAACATCATCGGCCTGCACCTGCACATCGGATCGCAGATCCGCGAGCTGCACGTCTTCGAGAACATGTGCAACAAGGTCAACGTCATCGTCGAGAATCTCGAAAAGCTGGGCTGCAAGTTCCGCTTCGTCGATGTGGGCGGCGGTCTGGGCGTCAACTACGACGTTCCCGAGAACGAGCCGATCCCCAATTTCGCGTCGTTGTTCTCGATCGTCCACAACCACCTGCGCATCGGCGACCGCGAGGTTCACTTCGAGTTCGGGCGTTCGATCGTCGCCGAATGCGGCGAGCTGATCACGACGGTGCTGTTCAACAAGACCACCGCCACGGGCCGCAAACTGGTGATCGTCGATGCTTCGATGACCGAGCTGGTCCGCCCGGCGATGTACGGCTCGTACCACAATATCGAGAACATCACGGCCCGCGAGGAGGAGGCTCCCAGCGAAAAATATACGGTCGTGGGCACGGCCTGCGAATCGACGGACGTTTTCGACGAGAACGTCAGCCTGCGCAAGACGCGCCGCGGCGACCTGCTGACGATCAAATCCGCCGGGGCCTACGGCATGTCGATGGCCTCGCGCTACAACCTCCACGATCTCCCCGGAGCCGTTTACAGCGACGAGTTGTAG
- the lepA gene encoding translation elongation factor 4, giving the protein MKNIRNFCIIAHIDHGKSTLADRLLEKTNTLNQREMQSQVLDDMDLEREKGITIKSHAIQMEYTARDGQRYTLNLIDTPGHVDFSYEVSRAIASCEGALLVVDATQGIQAQTISNLYLAVGHDLEIIPVLNKIDMDSAMIDEVKDQVIDLIGCREEDILLASGKTGLGVEEVLEAIVNRIPAPTGDESAPLQALIFDSVFNPFRGIIAYFRVFNGTLRKGDHVKFFNTGSEYDADEIGVLKLKMQPRQEIKAGDVGYICSGIKTSEDVKVGDTITSVANPAQEAIAGFEDVKPMVFAGVYPVEADQYEDLRASLEKLQLNDASLTFEPESSLALGFGFRCGFLGLLHMEIIQERLYREFDMDVITTVPNVSYRITTTQGDVVEVHNPSGLPEVTKIAKIEEPYIQAQIITKSEFLGNVIKLCIDKRGVMKNQTFITQDRVEVNFDMPLSEIVFDFYDKLKSISKGYASFDYHRTGFQLSKLVKLDILLNGEPVDALSSLTYTDHAYDFGRKMCEKLKELIPRQQFDIAIQAAIGAKIIARETVKAVRKDVTAKCYGGDISRKRKLLEKQKKGKKRMRQIGNVEVPQSAFLAVLKMD; this is encoded by the coding sequence ATGAAAAACATCCGCAATTTCTGCATCATAGCCCATATCGACCACGGCAAATCGACGCTCGCCGACCGGCTGCTGGAAAAGACCAACACGCTGAACCAGCGCGAAATGCAATCGCAGGTGCTCGATGACATGGACCTCGAACGCGAAAAGGGCATCACCATCAAGAGCCACGCCATCCAAATGGAGTACACGGCCCGCGACGGACAACGATACACGCTCAACCTGATCGACACCCCGGGACACGTGGACTTCTCCTACGAAGTGTCGCGCGCCATCGCCTCGTGCGAAGGGGCGCTGCTGGTGGTCGATGCCACGCAGGGCATTCAGGCGCAGACCATCTCGAACCTCTATCTGGCCGTGGGACACGATCTGGAGATCATCCCCGTGCTGAACAAGATCGACATGGACTCGGCGATGATCGACGAGGTGAAGGATCAGGTGATCGACCTCATAGGATGCAGGGAGGAGGATATTCTGCTGGCATCGGGCAAGACGGGACTGGGCGTCGAAGAGGTGTTGGAAGCGATCGTAAACCGCATTCCCGCTCCCACGGGCGACGAGAGCGCGCCGTTGCAGGCGCTGATCTTCGACTCGGTGTTCAACCCCTTCCGCGGCATCATCGCCTATTTCCGCGTCTTCAACGGCACGCTCCGCAAAGGCGACCACGTGAAGTTCTTCAACACGGGCAGCGAATACGACGCCGACGAGATAGGCGTGCTGAAACTCAAAATGCAGCCCCGGCAGGAGATCAAGGCCGGAGACGTGGGGTATATCTGCTCGGGCATCAAGACCTCGGAGGACGTGAAGGTCGGCGACACGATCACCTCGGTCGCAAATCCCGCCCAAGAGGCCATCGCCGGATTCGAGGACGTGAAGCCGATGGTCTTCGCGGGCGTCTACCCGGTGGAGGCCGACCAGTACGAGGACCTGCGCGCGTCGCTCGAAAAATTGCAGCTCAACGACGCCTCGCTGACGTTCGAGCCCGAAAGCTCGCTGGCGCTGGGATTCGGATTCCGCTGCGGATTCCTCGGGTTGCTGCACATGGAGATCATCCAGGAGCGGCTGTACCGCGAATTCGACATGGATGTCATCACGACCGTGCCCAACGTGTCGTACCGCATCACCACGACGCAGGGCGACGTGGTGGAGGTGCACAACCCCTCGGGGTTGCCCGAAGTGACGAAGATCGCCAAGATCGAGGAGCCCTACATCCAGGCGCAGATCATCACCAAGTCGGAGTTCCTGGGCAACGTCATCAAGCTGTGCATCGACAAACGCGGCGTGATGAAAAACCAGACCTTCATCACGCAGGACCGCGTGGAGGTCAATTTCGACATGCCGCTGTCGGAGATCGTCTTCGATTTCTACGACAAACTCAAAAGCATCTCGAAAGGGTATGCCTCGTTCGACTACCACCGCACGGGATTCCAGCTCTCGAAGCTGGTCAAGCTCGACATTCTGCTCAACGGCGAGCCGGTCGATGCCCTCTCGTCGCTGACCTATACGGACCACGCCTACGACTTCGGACGCAAGATGTGCGAGAAACTCAAGGAGCTGATTCCCCGCCAGCAGTTCGACATCGCCATACAGGCGGCCATCGGCGCCAAGATCATCGCCCGCGAAACGGTCAAGGCCGTGCGCAAGGACGTGACGGCGAAGTGTTACGGCGGCGACATCTCGCGCAAGCGCAAGCTGCTCGAAAAACAGAAGAAAGGCAAGAAGCGCATGCGCCAGATCGGCAACGTCGAAGTTCCCCAGTCGGCTTTCCTCGCCGTGTTAAAAATGGACTAA
- a CDS encoding AMP-dependent synthetase/ligase, whose protein sequence is MKKTIIDLFEASVEKYGAKTFLLEKRHRKFEPTTYAETKEQALEVGAGLASAGIRPGDKVAILAEGSNAWIISELGLFYAGAISVPLSVKLEESNDLLFRMRHAEVKAVFVSKYQLPKIRRIRAELPQLEHVIVLGHIPLESGETAYGTLKRLGRDYLAKNREEFLKTGQAIRNDDYATITYTSGTTADPKGVVLTHRNYTANVEQSLSRIDIPSHYRTLIILPLDHCFAHVVGFYIMIACGASVATVQIGATPMETLKNIPQNIREVQPHFLLSVPALAKNFRKGIESSIRAKGKFTEWLFRLALRTAYAYNGDGYSRGRGWRIVLKPFVALFDAVLFRKVREAFGGSMKFFVGGGALLDSELQRFYYAIGIPMFQGYGLSEATPVISTNSPKHHWHRFGSSGKILIPLDLKILDEAGREVPRGQKGEIVIRGENVMAGYWKNPTATAETVRDGWLHTGDMGYVSEDDFLYVLGRFKSLLIASDGEKYSPEGMEEAIVDKSPYIDQIIIHNNQSPFTGAIVVPNREALRRELEARRVPEGERAAAAAEILGAEIDRYRTGGVYAGEFPERWLPAGLAIVDEAFTEQNGLVNSTMKVVRGKVEEHFRSRIDYLYTPEGRGLKNPENLASLKKIVD, encoded by the coding sequence ATGAAAAAGACCATCATCGACCTCTTCGAAGCCTCCGTCGAAAAGTACGGGGCCAAAACTTTCCTGCTCGAGAAACGGCACCGCAAATTCGAGCCCACGACCTATGCCGAAACCAAAGAGCAGGCGCTCGAAGTCGGTGCGGGCCTCGCTTCGGCGGGGATTCGCCCGGGCGACAAGGTCGCCATCCTGGCCGAAGGCAGCAACGCGTGGATCATCTCCGAACTGGGACTGTTCTACGCCGGGGCGATCAGCGTGCCGCTGTCGGTGAAGCTCGAAGAGTCGAACGACCTGCTGTTCCGCATGCGGCACGCCGAGGTCAAGGCCGTTTTCGTGTCGAAATACCAACTGCCGAAAATCCGCCGCATCCGCGCCGAACTGCCGCAGCTGGAGCATGTGATCGTTCTCGGACACATTCCGTTGGAATCCGGAGAGACGGCTTACGGTACGCTGAAACGCTTGGGCCGCGACTATCTGGCCAAAAACCGGGAGGAGTTCTTGAAAACAGGCCAGGCGATCCGGAACGACGATTATGCGACGATCACCTACACGTCGGGCACGACGGCCGACCCCAAGGGCGTGGTGCTGACGCACCGCAACTACACGGCCAACGTCGAACAGTCGCTGTCGCGCATCGACATTCCGTCGCATTACCGGACGCTCATCATCCTACCGCTGGACCACTGTTTCGCGCATGTCGTGGGATTTTACATCATGATCGCCTGCGGCGCCTCGGTGGCCACGGTTCAGATCGGGGCGACGCCGATGGAGACGCTCAAAAACATTCCGCAGAACATCCGCGAGGTGCAGCCGCACTTCCTGCTGTCGGTGCCCGCGCTGGCCAAGAATTTCCGCAAGGGAATCGAGAGCTCCATCCGGGCCAAAGGCAAATTCACCGAGTGGCTCTTCCGCCTCGCGCTTCGCACGGCCTACGCCTACAACGGCGACGGATACAGCCGCGGCCGCGGCTGGCGCATCGTGCTGAAACCTTTCGTGGCGCTGTTCGACGCCGTGCTGTTCCGCAAGGTCCGCGAGGCGTTCGGCGGCAGCATGAAATTCTTCGTCGGAGGAGGGGCGCTGCTCGATTCCGAGTTGCAACGCTTCTACTACGCCATCGGCATCCCGATGTTCCAGGGATACGGGCTTTCGGAAGCCACGCCCGTCATCTCGACCAATTCGCCCAAGCATCATTGGCACCGTTTCGGCTCGTCGGGCAAGATACTCATTCCGCTTGACCTGAAGATCCTCGACGAAGCGGGCCGGGAGGTTCCCCGCGGACAAAAGGGCGAGATCGTCATCCGCGGCGAAAACGTCATGGCCGGGTACTGGAAGAATCCCACAGCCACAGCCGAAACGGTGCGCGACGGATGGCTGCACACGGGAGACATGGGGTATGTCTCGGAGGATGATTTCCTCTATGTGCTGGGACGCTTCAAAAGCCTGCTGATCGCCTCGGACGGTGAAAAGTACAGCCCCGAAGGCATGGAGGAGGCGATCGTGGACAAGTCGCCCTACATCGACCAAATCATCATCCACAACAATCAGAGCCCCTTCACGGGGGCGATCGTGGTTCCCAACCGCGAGGCTTTGCGGCGCGAGTTGGAAGCCCGCAGAGTTCCGGAAGGGGAGCGTGCCGCCGCTGCCGCCGAGATTCTCGGTGCCGAGATCGACCGTTACCGGACCGGCGGGGTCTATGCCGGGGAGTTCCCCGAACGGTGGCTGCCGGCGGGACTGGCCATTGTAGACGAAGCGTTCACAGAGCAAAACGGACTGGTGAACAGCACGATGAAGGTCGTGCGCGGCAAGGTCGAGGAGCACTTCCGCAGCCGGATCGACTACCTCTACACCCCCGAAGGCCGCGGGCTGAAAAATCCCGAGAACCTCGCGTCGCTGAAAAAAATCGTGGATTGA